The uncultured Trichococcus sp. DNA window GCGGACGATCGGAACGATCATTTTAGGGATCGGCTTGAATTTCCGGGCGCCTGAAGCGGACTTTCCCGATGAAATCCAGTCGATCGCCGGGACGTTGTTCGATTCAAAAAAAGCCGCGGTGACGCGGAATCAAATGGCCGCCGAAATACTCAACCGCTTTTATGTCCTTTATCCGGAGTTGGCTTCACGTTCCTATCTGGACGAGTACCGCAAACGTTGTTTCGTCTTGGGTGAACAGGTGACTTTCCCGCAAGGAAACGAAACAATCGAAGCCAAAGCGATTGCAATCGACAATGACGGAGGGCTTGTGGTGGCATTGCCGAATGGGGAAACGAAAACCCTGACCTTTGGCGAAATCAGCATTAAAATCAAAAAGAGAGAAGGTAAATAACATGAAATTATCCACAAGAGATTTGACCCAAATCAGTATATTCGCAGCTTTGACATTCGTCAGCGGCTTTCTGAGCATCCCCGTCGGACCCGTTCCGATCACCTTGCAGACACTTTTGGTGCTGCTGACCGGCTTCTTCTTGCGTCCGAAAGCTGCTTTCTTCGCGCAAGCATTGCACTTGGTGCTGAAATTATTGCTAGGAGGATTCCAATCCCTATTGTCGCCCAGCTTCGGCTTTGTTTTTGGCTTTGTCGCAGCCGCAACGATAATCTCTTATCTCATTCACAAAAAAGAAGGCAGCTTCTTGAATTACGGGCTCGCTGCTGTTGCCGGCACCATCGTTATGTACGCAATCGGTTTGCCCTACATGGCGGCAATCCTGAACGGCATCATGGGCAATCAATTCGGTTTGGCCGAAATTTTCCAGATGGGCATGATTTTGTTCATTCCGGGAGACATTGGCAAAGCCTTGTTGGCCATCATTCTGGCTGATCGTTTAAAAGGTCGTGCCCGCGTATTCCAGCACTGATTTCTGATTTTGGCAAAAATGATTTTAAAAGCATCCAAACGTTATTCGACGGGTTTGGATGCTTTTTTTTGGAAAATATCTCGAATTCGTGAATATATAACTTGAAATAAATCCCCACATGTGGCATAATGATATCAAGCTTACAAAATGTAAGGAAAGTGAAGGTAAGTCCTTCATTGAATAACACGTGCATGGAGGAAAAAATTGGAAAACACATCTATGATATTTCGAATTAGTAAAGCTTTATTCAGAAATAAAAATACGAAAATAATAATAGACGAAAAGGGGAAAACAACCATGAAAATCGGAATTATCTCAGGAAGCGTGCGTGAAGGAAGAAACTCAGCAGCAGTATCGGAATGGATCCATGAATTTGCCGAAAAACGCAATGACGGCGGCATCGAATACGAAATCGTAGCTTTAGCAGATTATGACTTGCCTTTGTTGGGCGCCAGATTACCGGAAAACCGTCAAGCAGCAGCTGGCGAAGCGATTCAAGCTTGGTCGGAAAAAATGGCTTCATTCGACGGATATGTGTTTGTGACACCTGAATACAACCACGCAGTCGGTGGTGCTTTGAAGAATGCTTTGGATTTCCTTAAGCCGGAAGTTGCTGACAAAGCAGCTGGATTTGTCGGATACGGAAGCCTGGGCGGGGCCCGCGCTCACGAAAACATGCGCGTCATTCTTGGCGAGTTGAGCGTAGCTACCGTGCACACGACAGTGAACTTCTCATTGATGACTGATTTCGAGAATATGAGCAATTTTGTGCCCAATGATTACCATGCTGGCAACGCGACAGCGATGTTCGATGAACTGATCAAATGGTCCGG harbors:
- a CDS encoding ECF transporter S component, which encodes MKLSTRDLTQISIFAALTFVSGFLSIPVGPVPITLQTLLVLLTGFFLRPKAAFFAQALHLVLKLLLGGFQSLLSPSFGFVFGFVAAATIISYLIHKKEGSFLNYGLAAVAGTIVMYAIGLPYMAAILNGIMGNQFGLAEIFQMGMILFIPGDIGKALLAIILADRLKGRARVFQH
- a CDS encoding NAD(P)H-dependent oxidoreductase — its product is MKIGIISGSVREGRNSAAVSEWIHEFAEKRNDGGIEYEIVALADYDLPLLGARLPENRQAAAGEAIQAWSEKMASFDGYVFVTPEYNHAVGGALKNALDFLKPEVADKAAGFVGYGSLGGARAHENMRVILGELSVATVHTTVNFSLMTDFENMSNFVPNDYHAGNATAMFDELIKWSGALKTIR